A genomic window from Prochlorococcus sp. RS04 includes:
- a CDS encoding septum site-determining protein MinC yields the protein MEIVLINTKSKYLEVFSLLNLDNINETFKRFSSIKEPLEAKIFAVNESISSHQFLKLKNHFDKINICSLRIYSNNRDSIISGRSLKIDSAYIKEQEIKNQLLLFNSKKKDDILHKGTVRSGERISSNGNLCIIGDVNPGAIVSAKKNIYVWGKLLGIAFAGKSGNKNASIASLYLNPLQLRIADVIAIGPKEKPKNYYPEIAVIDKQTIIIKPHLIENKN from the coding sequence ATGGAAATCGTTTTAATAAACACTAAAAGTAAATATTTAGAAGTTTTTTCTTTGTTAAATTTAGATAATATCAATGAAACTTTCAAAAGATTTTCTTCCATCAAGGAACCTTTAGAAGCAAAAATTTTCGCAGTCAATGAGTCAATAAGTTCTCATCAATTTTTAAAATTAAAAAATCATTTTGACAAAATTAATATTTGTTCCTTACGCATCTACTCAAATAATAGAGATTCAATAATAAGTGGAAGGTCCTTAAAAATAGATTCAGCTTACATAAAAGAGCAAGAGATCAAAAACCAGTTACTATTATTCAATTCAAAAAAGAAAGACGATATTCTTCACAAAGGAACAGTACGATCGGGCGAAAGAATATCTTCAAACGGAAACCTATGTATTATTGGAGACGTTAATCCAGGAGCAATAGTTTCCGCTAAGAAAAATATTTACGTTTGGGGCAAATTACTAGGGATCGCATTCGCAGGGAAAAGTGGAAATAAAAATGCCTCTATTGCATCACTTTATCTAAACCCTTTACAGTTAAGGATTGCAGATGTGATAGCAATTGGACCAAAAGAAAAGCCCAAAAATTACTATCCAGAAATTGCAGTTATAGATAAACAAACAATAATTATCAAACCTCACTTAATCGAAAATAAAAATTAA
- the minD gene encoding septum site-determining protein MinD has product MGKNTRTILICSGKGGVGKTTLTANLGIALANSGATTAVLDADFGLRNLDLLLGLENRIIYTAQDVLDKNCRLDQALVRHKKEPNLALLPAGDPRMLDWMKPEDMKKISELLSENFDFVLVDCPAGVEDGFKNALAACKEAIVVTNPELSAVRDADRVIGILNTSDIEPIQLVINRVRPNMMASQEMLSIEDVQGILSLPLLGIVLEDEQVIISTNRGEPLTLSDSRSPAKRCYLNVSQRLTNKDVPIIDPKKEGKSLKDKFMRLMQTKVF; this is encoded by the coding sequence GTGGGGAAGAATACTCGCACAATACTAATCTGTTCAGGTAAGGGAGGAGTTGGCAAAACAACTTTAACTGCAAACCTAGGAATTGCACTTGCTAATAGTGGAGCAACAACTGCTGTATTAGATGCTGATTTTGGCTTAAGAAATTTAGATCTTCTTCTAGGATTAGAAAATCGCATCATTTATACGGCTCAAGATGTTCTAGACAAGAACTGTCGTCTCGATCAAGCATTGGTTAGACATAAAAAGGAGCCTAATCTTGCTCTTCTACCTGCTGGAGATCCAAGGATGTTGGATTGGATGAAGCCCGAAGATATGAAAAAAATTAGTGAGCTACTTAGTGAGAACTTTGATTTTGTCTTAGTAGATTGTCCTGCTGGTGTAGAAGATGGCTTTAAAAATGCCCTTGCAGCCTGTAAAGAAGCTATTGTTGTTACTAACCCAGAATTATCCGCAGTGAGGGATGCAGATAGAGTAATAGGGATTCTTAATACTTCAGATATTGAGCCTATTCAACTTGTAATCAATAGAGTTCGCCCTAATATGATGGCTAGTCAAGAAATGTTATCCATCGAAGATGTTCAAGGGATCCTTTCTTTGCCTTTATTAGGTATTGTTTTAGAAGATGAACAGGTAATAATAAGTACAAATAGAGGAGAGCCACTGACACTTTCAGATAGTAGATCTCCTGCAAAAAGATGTTACTTGAATGTTTCTCAAAGACTTACAAATAAAGATGTACCAATTATCGATCCCAAAAAAGAAGGCAAAAGTCTAAAAGATAAATTCATGAGATTAATGCAAACAAAGGTTTTTTAA
- the minE gene encoding cell division topological specificity factor MinE, with translation MMTLRDLINKLLGREPSSANTARERLQLVLAHDRVDMSSLTTDLLDKMRKEILDVVAKYVEIDFDEVAVSLETEDRMTALVANLPIKRTISGEIKFKKTDKANKDIKK, from the coding sequence ATGATGACTCTCAGAGATCTTATAAATAAATTACTAGGCAGAGAACCGTCTAGTGCCAATACAGCAAGAGAAAGATTACAACTTGTACTGGCTCATGACAGAGTTGATATGAGTTCTTTAACAACTGATCTTTTAGATAAAATGAGGAAAGAAATTCTTGATGTTGTTGCTAAATATGTTGAAATTGATTTTGATGAGGTAGCAGTAAGTTTAGAGACTGAGGATAGAATGACTGCATTAGTTGCCAATTTACCAATCAAAAGAACTATTTCAGGAGAAATAAAATTCAAAAAAACTGATAAAGCTAATAAAGATATCAAAAAGTAA